A region from the Leeia speluncae genome encodes:
- the trxB gene encoding thioredoxin-disulfide reductase, whose product MSNAKHVPLLILGSGPAGYTAAVYAARANLNPVLITGLAQGGQLMTTTEVDNWPADANGVQGPELMQRFLQHAERFGTEMIFDHIHTAKVNEKPIRLVGDAGEYTCDALIIATGASAQYLGLASEEAFMGKGVSGCATCDGFFYRNQKVAVVGGGNTAVEEALYLANIASHVTLIHRRDTFRAERIMIDHLMEKVAEGKISLELNSTLDEVLGDATGVTGVRVKNTDGSTKDLDVSGCFIAIGHKPNTDLFVGQLELENGYIVTKGGRNGNATATSAPGVFAAGDVQDHIYRQAVTSAASGCQAALDADRYLQSLR is encoded by the coding sequence ATGTCTAACGCTAAACACGTTCCCTTGCTCATTCTTGGTTCTGGTCCTGCTGGTTATACTGCTGCTGTTTATGCTGCTCGTGCAAACCTTAATCCAGTATTGATTACCGGTCTTGCACAAGGTGGTCAGTTAATGACCACAACGGAAGTAGACAACTGGCCTGCAGATGCAAATGGTGTGCAAGGCCCAGAATTAATGCAGCGCTTCTTGCAACATGCAGAACGTTTTGGCACCGAAATGATTTTTGATCATATTCATACTGCTAAAGTAAACGAAAAACCAATTCGTTTAGTCGGCGACGCAGGCGAATATACATGTGACGCGTTGATTATTGCCACTGGTGCTTCTGCGCAGTACCTAGGTCTAGCATCTGAAGAAGCCTTTATGGGTAAAGGTGTTTCTGGTTGTGCAACTTGCGATGGTTTCTTCTATCGCAATCAGAAAGTTGCTGTGGTTGGCGGTGGAAATACAGCGGTTGAAGAAGCGCTATACCTTGCTAACATCGCAAGTCACGTCACCCTTATTCACCGCCGTGACACGTTCCGTGCAGAACGTATCATGATTGATCATCTAATGGAAAAAGTTGCTGAAGGCAAAATCAGCCTTGAATTAAACAGCACATTAGATGAAGTTCTAGGCGATGCAACCGGTGTGACCGGCGTTCGCGTGAAAAATACCGATGGCAGCACCAAAGATCTAGACGTGTCTGGTTGCTTTATCGCGATTGGTCACAAGCCAAACACAGATCTATTTGTTGGTCAGCTAGAGCTAGAAAACGGTTATATCGTTACCAAAGGTGGTCGTAATGGCAATGCAACAGCAACCAGCGCACCAGGCGTGTTTGCTGCTGGTGATGTGCAAGACCACATTTACCGTCAAGCTGTAACAAGTGCAGCGTCTGGTTGCCAAGCGGCACTTGATGCAGACCGTTACTTGCAAAGCTTGCGTTAA
- a CDS encoding Smr/MutS family protein encodes MAKPAFIPYQRLHTLTEEDIETFRHAMSDVSPIQAEKRRHLAKKPPRKIHHQEIDQSHELSSFGLSAPEWLDIDAAEGLINYRQQGISHRQLNELRRGNWSIGSEIDLHGITRDEAQRVLLAFLAEAGNRGIRCVRIIHGKGYRSPNGQSVLKHQVRHWLTQLPGVLAYCETAFNEGGSGAIKVLLKRQSN; translated from the coding sequence ATGGCGAAACCGGCGTTCATCCCTTACCAGCGTTTACACACGCTCACAGAAGAGGACATAGAAACCTTTCGCCATGCAATGTCTGACGTTTCCCCGATTCAAGCGGAGAAACGTCGGCATCTCGCAAAAAAACCACCCCGCAAAATTCACCACCAAGAGATTGACCAATCTCACGAACTTTCTTCATTTGGCTTAAGTGCACCTGAATGGTTAGATATTGATGCAGCTGAGGGATTAATTAATTATCGTCAGCAGGGCATTAGTCATCGCCAACTCAATGAACTACGCCGCGGAAACTGGTCGATCGGATCAGAAATCGATCTTCACGGTATCACGCGGGATGAGGCTCAGCGCGTACTCCTTGCATTTCTTGCAGAAGCAGGAAATCGAGGTATTCGTTGTGTTCGTATCATTCATGGAAAAGGCTACCGATCACCCAATGGACAATCGGTACTTAAACACCAAGTCAGACACTGGCTGACTCAGCTACCTGGCGTGCTAGCTTACTGCGAAACTGCATTTAATGAAGGTGGTAGCGGCGCGATTAAAGTACTGCTAAAACGCCAATCTAATTAG